The genomic window TTTCGATGGATACCAAGAGTCCATGAGCACATAAACGGGGCGACTCACATCCAACGAAGAAAGCATCTCGATCGCGAGTTCCCCTTTGCTTTTCCCCACCGTCTTGTCGTAGAGGCGAAAGGCAAAAGGAAACGCTTGGGTCATCGTATGAACCATGAGCCAAACGAGAGAATGTCCCCAAATCGATTTTTTCTCTGCGTGAGAATAGTGCCAATCACACCCTTGAATGGCGTGTGTTGCCCGTGATGAGGGCTTCGTTTTTTGGCAAATCGTATCATCGATCGAAACAAAAATGGGTTGATTCTCTCGTTTCGAGCTGCGTTCGACACGATGAAGCACCCACTGTTGGAGTTTGCGAAGCAACGTCTCTTCCTCCCATGGGCTTTTCGTGAAAAAATGGCTCAGTGTCGTGCGATGGTTCGGATGAAAACTCCCATGATGTAGATCGGTCAGCGTTCCCGAAAAGCCCTTTGTAATCATCGCATCCACGATATGAACGAGATGCTTCATCACAGGTTTCGAGAAATAAAGGGCCAACCCCAACATCGTGAAAAACTTGTGAATTCCTTGATGATGTGCTAATCTATTCATGAGACATGAACCTCCTTGTGGATAGTTGTGGCACATCTATTCTAACCAAGGAATCGGGTTCATGTCTTCTTTTTTGTTTGGTTGTAAATTTATGTTAGTAAATTTACTCATATACAGTAATATAATTCTGCAATAAGGAAAAATGTTTAAATAGTGGGAGTGCCTATTATGAAAGTAATTACTTTTTTTAATAACAAAGGTGGAGTAGGTAAAACAACAACAGTTGTAAATTTGGCAAGTTACCTAAGTATAAAACTAAATAAAAAAGTTCTTTTAATAGATTTAGATCCTCAGTCTAATTCAACTCAGTTAATAATACCAGAAGATAAATGGGATGAATACTATGGTGAAAAAACGATTCATAAGACTATTTTTAACTATTTTGAAAATATGGATGAAGGCGAACCTAGGTTGGAAAACTGCGGTATTCCAGTTAAAAAAGAAGAAAATCATTATAAAATTGATTTAATACCTGGACATCCTAAGCTTGCTATTATAGACGATCTAATGAGTCGTAGTTGGAATGGTACTCTTGGACAGGATAAAGGGGAGTTAAGAAAGTTAAATTGGTTAAATCAATTAAAGCCTTGGGTTTCAGAGTATGATTATGTATTTATTGATGTGGGACCTTCTTTGGGGGCGTTGAATAGAAGTATTCTTCTTAATACAGACTACTTTTTTACACCAATGGGATCTGACATATTTAGTTTATTAGGAATAGAAAATATTGGTATATGGATGACTAGATGGATGGAGTTATATACAGATGCATTAAACAATTTACAAAAGAGTGATTCCAGCTTTAATTTAGAGACTTTTAGTGAAAAATACTTAATAAACACAGACGTTAAAAAGTATACCAGATTTATCGGATATTCTATTCAACAGTATTCGAAAAGGAAATTTAAAGGTAAAGTCAGACCTGTACAAGCCTATGAAAAAGTAATTAAAGACATGCACGGTACAATTTTAAGATATTTAGGAAGGTTTATCCCTAGCCATATAAACGAGGAGGATATTAAGTTAGGTGATATACCTTATGTATATAGTATAGTGCCGCTTTCTCAGACCTCAAATATGCCAATCTTTAATCTAGACTATAAAAGTGGTATAAGAGGTAATCAAACTAGTAGTGTTGCTGAATATACAGAGTTTATTCATCAAATAGCTTTGAACTTCTTAAGAAATATTGGTGATAAAGATGTGAACTTCTTGGGAAATATTGGTGATAAAGATGAGTAAGATAGTTTGGCCAGAAAATTTGATAGAAGAAATAGCATATAGAAGGGCAATA from [Flavobacterium] thermophilum includes these protein-coding regions:
- a CDS encoding FOG: Transposase, with product MNRLAHHQGIHKFFTMLGLALYFSKPVMKHLVHIVDAMITKGFSGTLTDLHHGSFHPNHRTTLSHFFTKSPWEEETLLRKLQQWVLHRVERSSKRENQPIFVSIDDTICQKTKPSSRATHAIQGCDWHYSHAEKKSIWGHSLVWLMVHTMTQAFPFAFRLYDKTVGKSKGELAIEMLSSLDVSRPVYVLMDSWYPSKTLVGACLKKGFHVIAMLKTNRILYPKGTAIQAKEFAKSMEPRDTRLVTVGKERYRVYRYEGALNGLEDAVVLLAWKADQPMTPKHLHCVLSTDRELSDEEILRYYAERWSIECFFRQAKDQLKLDGYRVRGRRAVKRYWILVQLAYVYSMFESNSDVSDGLDLLRKRKGHSLVEFIYRAAKQNIPIDTVKKQLHVA
- the soj_3 gene encoding Sporulation initiation inhibitor protein soj, with protein sequence MKVITFFNNKGGVGKTTTVVNLASYLSIKLNKKVLLIDLDPQSNSTQLIIPEDKWDEYYGEKTIHKTIFNYFENMDEGEPRLENCGIPVKKEENHYKIDLIPGHPKLAIIDDLMSRSWNGTLGQDKGELRKLNWLNQLKPWVSEYDYVFIDVGPSLGALNRSILLNTDYFFTPMGSDIFSLLGIENIGIWMTRWMELYTDALNNLQKSDSSFNLETFSEKYLINTDVKKYTRFIGYSIQQYSKRKFKGKVRPVQAYEKVIKDMHGTILRYLGRFIPSHINEEDIKLGDIPYVYSIVPLSQTSNMPIFNLDYKSGIRGNQTSSVAEYTEFIHQIALNFLRNIGDKDVNFLGNIGDKDE